A genomic stretch from uncultured Cohaesibacter sp. includes:
- a CDS encoding DUF2264 domain-containing protein, translating to MMKSTSAWDRLPATRQMAAKNPMNGNPLKTRADLYEAIKGFYAPLKPYFSEGNGRLRLGVSATHYDQTAAEMEAFVRPLWGLVPMVAGGFAFEDASRYVEGLAHGMDPEHEDYWGDVGPCDQRMVEMAGIATAILLAPETFWEPMSEAAKDKAEAWLLTVNAHPMPDNNWLFFRILTNLAMRKVGRQWSEEIVRQGLDRIETFYLGDGYYKDGEWAQRDYYLPMALHFYGLMVAGLASDLFPDYAERYRQRARLFAKDFQHWFAEDGAAIPFGRSLTYRFAQGAFWAGCAFAGEEVLPWGQMKGQLLRHLRWWSEQPFTDRDGVMSIGYVYPNLFMSEAYNAPGSPYWALKTFLVLALPEDHPFWAAEEEALPPATGETILAPAAGFAIRRSEGDAVLLMGGQDGHEHRVYDAKYGRFAYSSAFAFSVKSDATTPDYADRSAVDSGMMASFDGTCWMSRGHILESGIKEAMVYGVWQPCDRLRVESWLDFASDGWHVRVHRISSQAEIFIGESGFSVDRTAEKMPGFADGLLEEAGRVIIRTPDATSAIVDLLNKRSGSILRASPNTNIRYPRTLFPRLDGMLAAGDHWLATAVYGKPIQTENLPALRLSSAMSAFCKKHGIALSVE from the coding sequence ATGATGAAAAGCACGAGCGCCTGGGATCGACTGCCGGCGACCCGACAGATGGCAGCCAAGAATCCGATGAATGGCAATCCGCTCAAAACGCGCGCAGATCTCTACGAGGCCATCAAGGGCTTCTATGCGCCCTTGAAACCCTATTTTTCTGAGGGCAATGGTCGTCTGCGGTTGGGCGTGTCGGCTACCCATTATGATCAGACCGCCGCCGAGATGGAAGCATTCGTGCGCCCGCTCTGGGGGCTTGTGCCCATGGTGGCTGGTGGCTTTGCCTTTGAGGATGCGTCCCGCTATGTCGAAGGGCTTGCCCATGGTATGGATCCGGAGCATGAAGACTACTGGGGGGATGTTGGCCCTTGCGACCAGAGGATGGTGGAAATGGCCGGTATTGCGACGGCAATTCTGCTGGCGCCCGAAACCTTCTGGGAGCCAATGAGTGAGGCGGCAAAAGACAAGGCGGAAGCCTGGCTTCTGACCGTCAATGCCCATCCGATGCCGGACAATAACTGGCTGTTCTTCCGCATTTTGACCAATCTTGCCATGCGTAAGGTGGGCAGGCAATGGTCGGAAGAAATCGTGCGTCAGGGCTTGGACCGGATCGAAACCTTCTATCTGGGAGACGGATATTACAAGGATGGTGAGTGGGCGCAGCGGGACTATTATCTGCCCATGGCGCTTCATTTCTACGGGCTGATGGTTGCCGGGCTGGCCAGTGATCTGTTTCCCGACTATGCCGAACGCTACCGGCAACGGGCCCGGCTTTTTGCGAAGGATTTCCAGCATTGGTTTGCCGAGGATGGCGCAGCCATTCCTTTTGGCCGGTCCCTGACCTATCGCTTTGCGCAAGGGGCCTTCTGGGCGGGTTGCGCCTTTGCTGGCGAAGAAGTACTGCCATGGGGGCAGATGAAGGGGCAACTGCTGCGCCATTTGCGCTGGTGGTCCGAGCAGCCGTTTACCGATCGGGATGGCGTCATGAGTATCGGCTATGTCTATCCGAACCTCTTCATGAGCGAAGCCTATAATGCGCCGGGCTCTCCCTATTGGGCGCTGAAGACATTTCTTGTTCTGGCCTTGCCTGAAGATCATCCTTTCTGGGCCGCAGAAGAAGAGGCCCTCCCACCAGCAACCGGCGAAACGATCCTTGCGCCTGCTGCCGGGTTTGCCATTCGACGGTCTGAAGGGGATGCCGTTTTGCTGATGGGCGGGCAGGACGGGCATGAACATCGGGTCTATGATGCAAAATATGGCCGGTTTGCCTATTCATCCGCCTTTGCCTTTTCCGTCAAGAGCGACGCGACAACACCGGATTATGCAGACCGCTCCGCAGTGGACAGCGGCATGATGGCCTCCTTTGACGGGACGTGCTGGATGTCTCGAGGGCATATCCTTGAATCCGGCATCAAGGAAGCCATGGTCTATGGTGTCTGGCAGCCTTGCGATCGGTTGCGGGTGGAAAGCTGGCTGGATTTCGCCTCCGACGGATGGCATGTAAGGGTGCACCGGATCTCAAGTCAGGCTGAGATTTTCATCGGTGAAAGCGGTTTCTCGGTTGATCGGACCGCAGAAAAGATGCCGGGCTTTGCAGACGGGCTACTTGAAGAGGCCGGTCGTGTGATCATTCGGACACCGGATGCAACATCGGCTATTGTCGATTTGCTGAACAAGCGGTCCGGCTCGATCCTTCGGGCATCCCCCAACACCAATATTCGCTATCCCCGGACGCTTTTCCCGCGTCTTGATGGCATGTTGGCGGCTGGTGATCATTGGCTTGCCACCGCGGTTTATGGAAAACCGATCCAAACCGAGAATCTACCCGCATTGCGTCTTTCCAGCGCAATGAGCGCGTTTTGCAAAAAACACGGGATCGCATTGTCGGTAGAGTGA
- a CDS encoding SDR family oxidoreductase, whose translation MSLFDLTGRTALVTGSSRGLGRAMLEGLAEAGATVIVNGVNKERVSTTAAELRAKGHKVHEAAFDVTDDASVVAAFNQFDAEGIDVDILINNAGIQLRKPMVEMSTDEWNKVIDTNLTSAFVTGREAAKRMIPRGYGKVINIGSLTSEVARATVAPYTAAKGGIKLLTRSMAAEWAASGIQANAIGPGYMITEMNKALLENEAFDSWVKGRTPSARWGRPEELVGTAVYLASAASDYVNGQIIYVDGGMLAVL comes from the coding sequence ATGTCCCTTTTTGATCTTACCGGGCGTACCGCTCTTGTCACAGGTTCTTCCCGAGGCCTTGGACGCGCCATGCTGGAAGGGCTCGCAGAAGCCGGCGCCACAGTCATTGTCAATGGTGTCAACAAGGAACGCGTGTCTACAACCGCGGCCGAGCTGCGCGCCAAAGGCCATAAGGTGCATGAAGCCGCTTTTGACGTGACCGACGACGCTTCGGTTGTCGCGGCCTTTAACCAGTTTGATGCTGAAGGGATTGATGTCGATATTCTGATCAACAATGCCGGTATCCAGCTGCGCAAGCCCATGGTGGAAATGAGCACGGACGAGTGGAACAAAGTCATCGACACCAACCTGACCAGCGCTTTTGTGACCGGTCGGGAAGCAGCCAAACGCATGATCCCGCGTGGCTATGGCAAGGTGATCAATATCGGCTCGCTGACCAGTGAAGTCGCCCGCGCCACCGTTGCGCCTTACACCGCAGCAAAAGGCGGGATCAAATTGCTGACCCGTTCCATGGCCGCCGAATGGGCCGCCTCTGGCATTCAGGCCAATGCGATCGGGCCGGGCTACATGATCACCGAGATGAACAAGGCCCTTCTGGAAAATGAGGCCTTTGACAGCTGGGTCAAGGGAAGAACCCCGTCAGCGCGTTGGGGCCGCCCGGAAGAGCTGGTCGGCACAGCCGTCTATCTCGCCTCAGCTGCTTCAGATTATGTCAACGGCCAGATCATCTATGTCGACGGCGGCATGTTGGCTGTTCTTTAA
- a CDS encoding mandelate racemase/muconate lactonizing enzyme family protein, which produces MKITAIETLKAEEFSNVLWVRVHTDAGIIGLGETFYGADAVAAHIHDTLAGRLLGKDPLRIEALNQEMLNLPLAQSSTGAEYRAASAVDFALWDILGKVCDQPVHQMLGGLCADRLRVYNTCAGYHYVRTRNIKPVDTWNRAAADEDEGPYEDLTAFMTDAGALAESLLEQGISTMKIWPFDPPAIENRGLFITKDQLKTALDPFEKIRKAVGDKMDILVEFHSLWNLPTAKNIAKALAPYNPTWFEDPIRMNSPQALAEYADATDVWVCASETLGSRWPYKDMFDQGATDLAMVDLCWTGGLTEGRKIASLAEIYHKPFAAHDCTGPVAFAAAIHASFSQPNTLIQESVRAFYTGWYKELVTEVPRIENGYVYPMEGPGLGTELLPAVFERSDLTVKRSEV; this is translated from the coding sequence ATGAAAATCACAGCGATAGAAACGCTCAAAGCGGAAGAATTCTCAAACGTTCTATGGGTCCGCGTTCATACAGACGCCGGCATCATCGGATTGGGTGAAACCTTCTATGGAGCCGATGCCGTAGCGGCGCATATCCACGATACCCTTGCCGGGCGCTTGCTGGGTAAGGACCCACTGCGCATTGAGGCGTTGAATCAGGAGATGCTGAACCTGCCACTGGCTCAGTCTAGCACCGGCGCCGAATACAGAGCGGCATCAGCGGTAGACTTCGCGCTATGGGATATTCTGGGTAAGGTTTGCGACCAGCCGGTTCATCAGATGCTGGGGGGCCTTTGCGCGGACCGCCTTCGGGTTTACAACACCTGTGCCGGATATCATTATGTTCGGACCCGCAACATCAAGCCGGTGGACACCTGGAACCGGGCAGCCGCTGATGAGGACGAAGGACCATATGAGGATTTGACCGCCTTCATGACTGATGCGGGCGCGCTTGCCGAAAGCCTGCTCGAGCAAGGCATTTCCACCATGAAAATCTGGCCATTTGATCCACCTGCGATTGAAAACAGAGGCCTGTTTATCACCAAGGACCAGTTGAAAACGGCTTTGGATCCTTTTGAGAAAATCCGCAAAGCCGTTGGCGACAAGATGGATATTCTGGTGGAATTCCATTCTCTTTGGAATCTCCCCACCGCCAAGAATATTGCCAAAGCGCTGGCCCCTTACAATCCGACCTGGTTTGAAGATCCGATCCGCATGAACTCGCCGCAGGCGTTGGCCGAATATGCCGATGCGACAGACGTCTGGGTCTGTGCCAGTGAAACGCTCGGCTCCCGCTGGCCCTACAAGGATATGTTCGATCAAGGCGCCACAGATCTGGCCATGGTCGATCTTTGTTGGACAGGGGGCCTGACCGAAGGACGCAAGATTGCATCTCTGGCAGAGATCTATCACAAGCCCTTTGCTGCTCATGACTGCACAGGGCCGGTTGCCTTCGCGGCAGCAATTCATGCCTCCTTCAGCCAGCCCAACACACTCATTCAGGAATCCGTGCGCGCCTTCTATACCGGATGGTACAAGGAACTGGTCACCGAGGTTCCGCGCATCGAAAATGGCTATGTCTACCCCATGGAAGGCCCCGGGCTCGGCACGGAATTGCTGCCAGCTGTTTTCGAACGCTCTGATCTGACCGTAAAACGTAGCGAGGTTTAA
- a CDS encoding L-idonate 5-dehydrogenase, which yields MHGVIIHAPKDLRIEPVEVKEPGPHDVRVRIEYGGICGSDLHYYHDGGFGTVRIKEPMALGHETAGTIDAVGSEVTHLKTGMRVALNPSLPCGECKFCRAGQQTHCLNMHYFGSAMRFPHAQGMFRQILSVNESQVFPIPDSMSMSEAATAEPLSVALHAIRQAGSLVGQKVLITGCGPIGALIVIAARYAGASEIVVTDVSDFPLGIARKAGASATINVADNPEQLTAYSADKGYFDVLFEASGNQSAFRSAVETIRPHGRVIQLGLGGEMSIVMNTIVSKELQLVGSFRFGEEFGYAIDLMSKKLIDISPVITTALPFQKAVEAFDLASDRARAMKVQLTFD from the coding sequence ATGCATGGTGTCATCATACACGCGCCCAAAGACCTTCGGATCGAACCCGTTGAGGTCAAAGAACCCGGCCCACATGACGTGCGCGTCCGGATCGAGTATGGGGGCATTTGCGGCTCGGATCTGCATTATTATCACGATGGCGGGTTTGGAACCGTGCGCATCAAGGAGCCCATGGCTCTTGGCCATGAAACGGCAGGGACAATTGACGCCGTCGGCTCAGAGGTAACGCATCTCAAAACAGGAATGCGCGTTGCGCTCAATCCCAGCCTGCCCTGTGGCGAATGCAAGTTCTGCCGCGCAGGTCAACAGACCCATTGCCTCAATATGCACTATTTCGGCAGCGCCATGCGCTTCCCCCATGCACAGGGCATGTTCCGGCAGATATTGTCGGTCAACGAAAGTCAGGTCTTCCCTATCCCCGACAGTATGAGCATGTCAGAAGCGGCCACAGCAGAGCCTCTAAGTGTCGCCCTGCACGCCATTCGGCAAGCCGGATCGCTCGTCGGCCAGAAAGTGTTGATTACGGGCTGCGGTCCGATTGGGGCACTCATTGTCATTGCCGCTCGCTATGCCGGAGCGTCGGAAATCGTTGTGACGGATGTCAGCGACTTCCCCCTTGGCATCGCGCGCAAAGCAGGAGCCAGTGCAACAATCAACGTTGCCGACAATCCTGAACAGCTCACCGCTTATTCGGCAGATAAGGGCTATTTCGATGTGCTGTTTGAGGCATCGGGAAATCAGTCAGCCTTCCGGTCTGCCGTTGAGACCATTCGTCCGCACGGGCGCGTCATCCAGCTGGGCCTTGGTGGCGAGATGTCCATCGTCATGAACACGATCGTGTCCAAAGAGCTGCAATTGGTGGGCTCTTTCCGATTTGGTGAGGAATTCGGCTATGCAATTGATCTCATGAGTAAAAAGCTGATCGACATTTCACCGGTCATCACAACAGCACTGCCTTTCCAAAAAGCAGTGGAAGCCTTTGATCTTGCGAGTGATCGGGCGCGCGCCATGAAGGTGCAGCTCACTTTTGACTAG
- a CDS encoding TRAP transporter large permease subunit yields the protein MLTPEIVSLILILGLVGLMICAVPLGFAAGALATALIYFQFGPGALGLPLKQVYGMASDYSFAAVPMFILMASLLEHSTLARDMYSGLQRLAGQITGGVAIVTLLIAVILAAMSGIIGGEIVLLGLIALPQMLRLKYDRNLAIGTILAGGSLGTMIPPSIVLIIYGLVSGVSIQKLFIATTVPGLMMGSLYLSYILIRCWKNPKLAPPVGPEDRAKMSVKEALKALVPPILLIFLIMYCIYGGITSITEAAVIGVTGALILITIRGEMSFGLLNDGLVQTLRACGVLLWVTFGVSVLVSVYNLSGGRDFMSDLILDANLPPLMTIIMMMLLFLVLGTIMDWIGILLLTMPIFVPIITQLGFDPVWFGVLFCMNMQVAFLSPPFGPAGFYLKSVAPPDISLMHIYNSVWPFILLQIFAITMLILFPNIALWLPGVLMN from the coding sequence ATGCTGACGCCTGAAATCGTATCACTGATCCTTATTCTGGGATTGGTTGGCCTGATGATCTGCGCCGTCCCGCTCGGCTTCGCAGCAGGTGCCCTGGCAACCGCTCTCATCTATTTCCAGTTTGGGCCAGGAGCGTTGGGTCTGCCATTGAAGCAGGTTTACGGCATGGCGTCGGATTATTCCTTCGCGGCCGTACCGATGTTCATCCTGATGGCCTCTCTGCTTGAACACAGCACGCTCGCCAGAGACATGTATTCTGGATTGCAGCGTCTGGCGGGTCAAATTACAGGTGGCGTTGCCATCGTGACGCTTCTCATAGCGGTCATTCTGGCAGCCATGAGCGGCATCATCGGAGGAGAGATCGTTCTGCTTGGCCTCATCGCCCTACCGCAGATGCTTCGCCTCAAATATGATCGCAATCTGGCGATCGGCACCATTCTGGCAGGTGGCTCACTGGGCACCATGATCCCACCCTCCATCGTTCTGATCATATATGGTCTGGTCAGCGGCGTGAGCATCCAGAAGCTCTTCATCGCAACAACAGTCCCCGGACTGATGATGGGCAGCCTCTATTTGAGCTATATTCTCATCCGCTGCTGGAAAAATCCGAAACTGGCACCACCGGTTGGCCCTGAAGATAGGGCAAAAATGTCGGTGAAAGAGGCGCTGAAGGCTCTGGTTCCGCCAATTCTGCTGATTTTTCTGATCATGTACTGCATCTATGGAGGCATCACATCCATCACTGAAGCGGCGGTTATCGGCGTAACAGGGGCTCTTATCCTGATCACCATCAGGGGCGAAATGAGCTTCGGCTTGCTCAATGATGGTCTTGTTCAAACCTTGCGCGCATGTGGGGTTCTTCTCTGGGTAACGTTCGGTGTGAGCGTTCTTGTGAGCGTCTACAACCTGTCTGGCGGTCGCGACTTCATGTCCGATCTCATTCTTGACGCCAACCTGCCCCCTCTGATGACCATCATCATGATGATGCTGCTGTTTCTTGTGCTTGGTACGATCATGGACTGGATCGGCATTCTCTTGCTGACCATGCCAATCTTCGTGCCAATCATTACGCAGCTTGGTTTTGATCCGGTTTGGTTTGGTGTGCTGTTCTGCATGAACATGCAGGTCGCCTTCCTGTCACCGCCCTTTGGGCCTGCAGGCTTCTACCTGAAGTCGGTTGCTCCGCCGGATATCTCCCTGATGCATATCTACAACTCCGTGTGGCCGTTCATCCTCTTACAGATCTTTGCAATCACCATGCTGATCCTGTTCCCCAATATCGCGCTTTGGCTGCCAGGGGTGCTGATGAACTAA
- a CDS encoding TRAP transporter small permease — MSTKIPNITDSDEEHKRHTRLTLETAPAWLFAFVVIATTYEVIARYVFMAPTVWANELSLYVCAIGYVYAGIYSMKHDRHLRITIAYDLAGPKLRLFFDIVQFVSIIIFCAALSIYGFDEAWEALTTWERYGTAFNAPIPATIKPFIVVCGAVMALYATRNFILKLAAFKAAITAGGKNADA, encoded by the coding sequence TTGTCTACCAAAATTCCAAACATCACCGATAGCGATGAAGAGCACAAGCGACATACCAGACTGACGCTGGAAACAGCTCCGGCCTGGCTCTTTGCGTTTGTCGTGATTGCGACCACCTATGAAGTCATTGCACGTTATGTGTTCATGGCTCCAACTGTGTGGGCCAACGAGCTTTCGCTCTATGTCTGCGCCATTGGGTATGTCTATGCGGGCATCTACTCCATGAAGCATGACCGCCATTTGCGCATCACGATTGCCTACGATCTGGCAGGACCGAAATTGCGCCTGTTCTTCGACATCGTACAATTTGTCTCCATCATCATCTTTTGTGCCGCCTTGAGCATCTATGGCTTTGATGAAGCATGGGAAGCATTGACCACTTGGGAACGGTACGGAACAGCCTTTAACGCGCCCATTCCGGCAACCATCAAGCCATTTATCGTGGTTTGTGGTGCGGTGATGGCCTTGTATGCAACCCGCAATTTCATCTTGAAACTAGCCGCATTCAAAGCCGCCATAACAGCAGGAGGCAAGAATGCTGACGCCTGA